The DNA sequence aaagtgacaagatgaaaaccactattttctggtacaaactttcacatagcatctttaggctataataacatttaaaattcaaatccataatttaattttcaaagatttattataaaaattgatgatttttccgcaaaatgcaataaatccatgacaaggttttttttcaaaatgctattgaatcaatataaaaatgtgcattcatctttgccatgttaaattcatttagttgactagtggtatacactgatttaaaaaaatagacattaatggcattaatcaaaacacttactttgtcatattaagaacactgtcattgctgctgtcatccttgggacggcgtcgctgaacttttttgacagcgatcagctttaaaatgttttgatcctGCACGATTTGTTGACTTcgtgtaaaataatgaaaagttttatgttagcatgacagaagcttgatgctgtcgggagaacaagcaacagctggcatttttccgtctcccgagtgcctcttgcgtaaattattcgattttgatggtttacgtttcttccccttcacagaaaaccacaggtttattaatgccatcaaaattactttttttgtttttgtttgtttgttgatcaccaagtacaaagtagatgaggaaaactaggatttcgTGTGAATTCAAAGcaccgccattattgtttacaatgcgtggaatggtgcgctgtgatttgttgagaagatttattgcattctgcagagaaggaagaCTGGCGTTTGTTGCAGTTTggaaaaagatgacagaataacacagcaggcatcggattttgcgtaaaattaagaatttactttttaatactgaccagatacaatactaattttggtggtaactatttttttaatgacgtttatcgcgttttggaaccaaactcttcatttataatcTCGATtaaaatttgtttgtttttttcaggTGAATGACATCAACTTTGAGAACATGAGTAATGATGATGCAGTCAAGGTCCTTCGTGAGATTGTGCACAAACCTGGGTGAGCTATGACAGAATTGCCTTGCACTTACTTAGTATTACTTGAAAACAGAAGCATATAAACAAAGAAGTTATTTTGTCACCTTGATTTTCATAGACCCATCATACTCACAGTAGCAAAATGTTGGGACCCCGCTCCTCAAGGATATTTCACCCTGCCATGCAGTGAGACTCTTAAGTCATTCTAAACTTTACTGAAAATGTCTGTTAAATGTCAAAAGAAATGAACCAATTTCCCCCCTATTTCTGTCAGATGAGCCAATCCGACCCATTGATCCTGCAGCGTGGATCAGCCATTCTGCAGCTCTGACGGGGGCGTATCCATCCTACCCTAGCAGCACAATCACCTCCAGTTCATCTGTCACTGAAACCGAGCGTAAGCATTTCTTTTTTCCTTAACATTGTTTTAATGtatgaatgtatttttatagagaaattgggtctcattcactaagaatgcgtacgcacaaatttgttcgtaaaatgtgcttttaaccactgatctatataaatgactggattgcgcatgacgtcacaactgtgaagccaccgcgcagCCATGTTGGTAtgcccaaacattctattaaatcaatggacgcgatcagattttaatgataaaacatcactttactagtcttcgtttttatatctgaagttaccctgtacattattacaacacaaacgtcctaagcatgtacatagttagttactgaaagttgtacattttagtttttatacattcatcttcactacagtatcagatcagcagacagaccgcagcatatttagaattaatgacaaacgtgctcattctgaaatctaaataaataatcatactttgtaccatatgtgcatgcaataatttgctggttttatgttatctaaacttacaagttacctcaacttatttagagaaataacgctgatcGTGTAGCGGAATGtccaaaaaaactttatttatacccgtgtcattaacagaacgcagcagacccactcaccttaacgttttttttataaatccatgttcctgcccgattaaaacaaacattgcaaataacaccagaattaacagttaatttacgtacacatatcctaaaagtaatcttgcgtgactgatttaaaaaatgatttatggaagtcaatgacgctctctgccggttgtgtataccaagatggcggctcgaactctgcgctggcttcacctcacacTGTTATGTTAAGCGTTCTACatgcaatccagtcatttatatagatcagtggttttaactaacaaatcatgattcaacaaaaactttcatactacatttttttaaatgtatgcaaaaacgtaagaacaacttagaccacacGTACGCAATAGTCAAgaacaatgaaaaacaaatatacaatataatattttagggTTCTTTATCcgtgttcatgattattgcgtacctgtggtctaagttgttctttgcgtacgtttttgcatacatttagaaGAATTTTtagtatgaaagtttttgttgattcatgatttgtaagttaaaaGGTCCAAACGCACATTTCACGCATGCTtggtgaatgagacccattgattttttttttctttgttctgtttatgattttctaaaataactatATAAACAATGAATAGGAAAGTATGCGGCATAGCCCTGCTCTGTAACATTTGAAGATGACATGATGTAAagaaacctaataaataaatccTCCATCTGTCCTTAGGCTTTGGTGAATTTGATCTGTCTTTGCGCTCTGATATGGCATCAGTTGCTAAGGCCATGGCATCTCCAGAATCCGGCTTGGAGGTCAGAGACAGGATGTGGCTGAAGATCACCATTCCCAACGCTTTCCTGGGTCAGATTTTCCACTcctcttttaaataaaatgtaacatattTTGTATATTGTGTATACAAATAAGTCTAAATGTGTGTATTTGGGTGTGTAGGTTCCGATGTGGTTGAGTGGTTGTACCATCACATCGATGGGTTTCAAGATAGACGCGAAGCTCGGAAATATGCCAGTAACCTACTGAAGGCTGGTTTCATCCGACACACCGTCAACAAGATCACCTTCTCCGAACAGTGTTATTACATATTTGGAGACTTTAGCAACTGTGAAAATTGTGAGTACCGTCAAATTTTCCTCTCTTTTAGATAAAAAGCAAAATGATGTGTGGACTCCTTGCTTGAtttatctctctctcacttGTTAGACATGGCCAATCTTTCTCTTAACGATAATGATGGCTCCAGTGGTGCTTCAGACCAAGATACATTGGCTCCTCTTCCGTTGTCAGGGGCAACACCATGGCCCCTGCTCCATTCTTTTCCATACCAGTACCCTCACCCCTATACCGCCCAACCACCTCCCTATCATGAGCTCTCCAGCTACAGCTACGGCCCAGGCAGTGCAGGCAGCCAGCACAGTGAAGGTAACAAGCCATCCTGCACACTTTGTATGTTGCTTCTGTGCAAAAACTTACTGAGAACTGGAAAAATTGTTGACTTTGTCATTACAAACAAGCAATCTGTCGTTGTGTCTCTTTTTTCAGGCAGTCACAGCAGTGGCTCCACACGCAGTGATGGAGAGAAGAGAAGGGGCAGTAAAAGTGTGGCGGGTAGTACGGCGGGCAGCAGCACACGTGGCGACAAATCTCCTGGCGGGGGTGGGGCCGACTCGCGTTCTGGCAGCGGTAGCGAATCAGACTATTCTGTTCGCAGCAGTCTGAGGCGCGACCACGGCTCGGCCACGCCTAGCGAACATAGTCGCTCAAGTCAACGCTCGCTTCATCGCGCCCCACCCACTCACCTTGCCCCGTACCCGCCCGGAATCCCAATCTCTTATAACCCAATGATGGTCATGATGGTTCCCCAGCATCCACACCCACATTTAGCACTTGGTTCCCCACACCCACAAACACCGACTTTGCCCCACCATCCTGCCTTTCCACCCTCCATGACCCCCGGGGGACCTCCCGGAGCTCCGCCAACCCGAGACCTGGGCTCAGTCCCCCCTGAGCTCACCGCATCCCGACAGTCTTTCCACTTGGCCATGGGCAACCCCAGCGAGTTCTTTGTGGATGTTATGTGAAGGCAGGGAAGGGGGATAGAAGTTTGTATGCATatgtgagtgagtgaatgagtaaTTGGACATCATGTGATACAGTAAAGCTCACAGTTGTGAATGACAGTATACGTGCAGCTCTCTAGAGTAAGTGTTCGTTTGTACCGGTAGGAACAGGGTTTATGTAAGGAAAATTAAGGTTAGGAGGTGTTGCACAGCACAGACTTCAATATATCTATTTAGTCTTTGTGGTAGTAACTGCAACAGGGGGAGTGAAAAGAATTGGCTTATTCCTTTtccaagtttttgtttttccttaaatttttttacaatttgcctTTGATTTCGATCTGTGAGGTCCCTCATGACTGAAAATATTTCTGATGGGAAAAACAGGTTCACTACAAGCAAAGAACTGGCACTGTTGCACATGGGTTATAAAATTAAGCTTACCTATTGTAAAAACTGTGCaagccttaaaaaaaaaacctttaaaaggaTGCAGTTAGTTGTTTTAAATAGTTAATATGATTTGTAAATGAATTTCTCCAAATACTCTTTTAAAGTGTACCAAGAAATTCCAAACGTTTTTCTTTCGTGTACTATAAACTGTTTGGTTTAAAGGTAAGTTTTTGTACTGCTGACTGAAACCAGGGTTTATGAAAGGGTTCATCACTTTTGTTTCATGGTGTTAGAAAACATACACAGACTTAAAATTGTACACACATAGGAATATTAACTATATACAAAGGTACTTCTTGGAAAGAATGAGttgtttttgtgattgttgcttTTTTCGttcagtttttttcataaccatttgtttttatatatttactggCTAAAGTATACAGGTGCTACATATACAGATTTCTGAAGGAGTGAAGTGTTTTAAGTGTTATATTTTGGATGTCAAATACTACCACTTTTGCATGTTTTCActcaaaataaatttgtgatagAATTAATTCCTAACTTGTCATTTATTCTTTAGAAATTGTGTCTCGTGTgatttacatttgttcaaattattttttttatatatatttagttaCTGTATAACAAACCCAGCAGGCATATGACCGATCTTCAACgttgaaatgttttgtttgttcaaCGTTGAAACAACTGTTAATgctaaacagttgcaaaaggtaaatgcaatttatttaatttattagccAGATAATGTTAATCTGGTAAAATATTTAACCTGCCATATAAACTAGGTAAAGAGTTTTAATGTTCGAA is a window from the Misgurnus anguillicaudatus chromosome 21, ASM2758022v2, whole genome shotgun sequence genome containing:
- the dvl2 gene encoding segment polarity protein dishevelled homolog DVL-2; amino-acid sequence: MAETKIIYHIDEEETPYLVKIPIGAEKITLLDFKQVLNKPNYKFFFKSMDQDFGVVKEEISDDNAKLPCFNGRVVSWLVSSDTPVAEPPAPPVEVQPQPSPPPPPLPPPPAERTGGIGDSRPPSFHPNTVGSLESLDDQTETESVVSFRREKPRPRENLEQRVLGPRMNGQPHIDRHLDGYESATTVMSSELETTSFCDSDDDDTMSRFSSSTEQSTASRLLKRHRRRRKQRPRMERASSFSSVTDSTMSLNIITVTLNMEKYNFLGISIVGQSNERGDGGIYIGSIMKGGAVAADGRIEPGDMLLQVNDINFENMSNDDAVKVLREIVHKPGPIILTVAKCWDPAPQGYFTLPCNEPIRPIDPAAWISHSAALTGAYPSYPSSTITSSSSVTETERFGEFDLSLRSDMASVAKAMASPESGLEVRDRMWLKITIPNAFLGSDVVEWLYHHIDGFQDRREARKYASNLLKAGFIRHTVNKITFSEQCYYIFGDFSNCENYMANLSLNDNDGSSGASDQDTLAPLPLSGATPWPLLHSFPYQYPHPYTAQPPPYHELSSYSYGPGSAGSQHSEGSHSSGSTRSDGEKRRGSKSVAGSTAGSSTRGDKSPGGGGADSRSGSGSESDYSVRSSLRRDHGSATPSEHSRSSQRSLHRAPPTHLAPYPPGIPISYNPMMVMMVPQHPHPHLALGSPHPQTPTLPHHPAFPPSMTPGGPPGAPPTRDLGSVPPELTASRQSFHLAMGNPSEFFVDVM